The Vibrio crassostreae genomic interval TCAACCGTGTTTGAGTCGCGGTCGAAATCTTGTTTGTAGATGTGCTCAACCAGCTCGGTGCGCGAGATAACCTTGTTTTGGTTATGCATGAAGTACGCGACAACCTTATATTCCAATGCCGTTAGGCTTACGGCTTGGCCTTGCCATAAAACTTTAGAGCTGCGAGTGTCTAGGCTTAAATCGCCAATCTGAAGTACTGGTGCTGCGCTGCCTGAAGCTCTGCGCAGTTGAGCACGAATACGAGCAATCAACTCGACCATTTCGAATGGTTTAGTCAGGTAATCATCTGCACCTGCATTCAAGCCTTCAACACGCTGGGTTAGGGTGTCACGAGCACTCAAGATAATCACGGGCGTGTTAATGTTTTCGTCTCGAATGCCTTTTAAAACGGTCAGGCCATCAAGCTTAGGCAGTCCTAAATCGAGAACAATCGCGTCCCACTCTTCGGAGGTAGCACGGTACAGAGCGTCAATACCATCTTGAGAAAGCTCCGGAACCCAGTCGGCTCCCTCAAGTGTTTCAATAATTTGTTGGCCCAAACGAGGTTCGTCTTCAACGACTAAAATTTTCATAATTGTTCTTCTTAATTCTTGTAATGACTGTTCGTCGTGCTTAACTATTCGTCGTACTTAATTAGTCGCCGTGTTTAATTGCGTCTTTAAAGTTGCGGCCTTCAATTTTTAGCATGTCCAACGTTTCGGCGTTGTATTCAACTTTGATGATGTTGTTTTGGAAGTTAATCTTTAGCTCATACACCCAAATATCATCATCTTCTTCTAGCTCGACTTTTATGATTCGGCCATGAAGATCGTTTTCTACCGCGGCATACATTTCAGAGAAAGGGCGAATATAGCCTTCTCGAACCGCTTCATAGACTTCGTCTTGATCTTCTTCGAATTCGATTCGGGTTCCTGCTTTGTGAACGTCTTGTACTAGGTCGTGACCATTATGATGTGAGTCAGCCCATGCGCCAGCAGAAACAAATAAGCCTAAGCTTATAGAAAACAAAGAAATCATAGCTTTACTAAACATAGCGAATCCTAGAGAAGGTTGATAGCGTTCAGTATAAAAAAGTAATTCTGAACAGAAAGTGAACCTGATTAATAATGAGAATTTGATACCGAAAAACTTAGCGATTAAATGGCGAAGGCTTTAATACATAACACTAACCGCCGAGTGTTAAGAACGTAATACTTACCTTTATTCTTAACCTTAACGCTGCTGTAATTCGTCTTCGAATATCTTGTCTCTCATTTTCCAAAAGCGTCCGACTTTACGTGCAATCACGAACTGAGGTGGGCGGAACCTATGTTGGTGAGCAACCACTTTCGATGGTGATGCTTCTTCAAAAGGGCGATGTCTGTCTGCTAGGTGAGGGCGAACAAACTGGTCTTTGAAGTTCTGTTTCTGTTTCTTGGTGGTTAATGACCAAAACTCATGCACTTGCGCTTGGTTTTCACCGCGATAGGTGACTTTAAGTTGTGATTTACCTTTGTCGTCCTTAAGTACGTTCAAGTCCATTTCTAAACACTCAAACACCAACGCATCTTTTAGGTTTAACGCTTCCTTAAGCTTTTTGTCTGGGTCGACTAAAGTTGCATCACACTCATGACAAATGCGTGCGGCAATGTCGTTGTCAGCGCCGCATTCACCGCAGTATTTCGCTCGGAAACGATAGTTACAGTGTTCGCGTTCGCCCGTGTCTTCATCGGTAAAGTAGCCTTGGCATTTACGACCAAAGTGCTCAAGCAAGAAGCCATTGCTGTCTAGTTTGCCCCAAAAGTTATTATTGAAGCCGCACGCCGGGCAAGGGATGGTGATGATTTCACTGTCTGAATCGGGTTTTGGATCGCCGACCTCAGGTTGGTAAAGGTCGTAACTATTACCCGCATAGTCGAGCACCAGACACTCTTTCTTACCTGGGGATAGGCGTAAGCCACGGCCGACGATTTGTTGATACAAACTGATGGATTCGGTAGGGCGTAAAATTGCGATTAAATCTACATGTGGCGCATCAAAGCCTGTGGTTAATACCGATACGTTGACCAAGAATTTGATTTTACGCTCTTTGAAATCATTGATGATTTGGTCACGTTCGAGTGTTGGCGTATCGCCAATCACAATCGATGCTTCACCTTCTGGTAATAAGCCGAGAATCTCTTGCGCGTGTCGAACTGTGGCGGCAAATACCATGATGCCTAGCTTGTCTTGGGCCAGTTCAATTATCTGGTCGACAATCTGCGGGGTCGCGCGTTTCGACTGCTCGATCACCATATCAAGCTCTGCTTCTTTGTAGCGACCAGTGCTCGCTGGCTTTAACTGTGAAAAGTCGTAGCTCAATACGGGCGCATCTATCATGCGCGCTGGAGTTAAGAAACCTTCGTCGAGTAGGTAACGAATCGGCAGTTCGAAAATACAATCTCTGAAAAACCTGGGTTCTTCAGATCGTACTTGGCCGCGGGTGTGATACTGGTAAAGCCAACCCATACCAAGACGATAAGGGGTCGCGGTTAGGCCAAGCACCTTGATACCCGAATTATTCTCGCGCAAGTGAGTGATGACTTTTTGATAGCTACTGGTCTTTTCATCGGGAACACGGTGACATTCATCGATCACCAACAGTGAAAATTGGTTAGAGAATGAATCGAGATTTCGAACCACAGATTGAACGGATGCGAAGACCACTTGTTGGTCTGTCTCTTTACGGCCTAATCCTGCAGAGAAAATGGAGCCTTTTAACCCATAGCCTTCATACTTTTCATGGTTCTGTTCTACCAACTCTTTTACGTGAGCAAGTACCAACACTCGACCTTTCGCAAGCCTTGCCAACTCTGCAATCACAAGGCTTTTTCCTGCACCAGTCGGAAGCACGAGCACAGCCGGAGTTTGGTGTTTTCTGAAGTAATGAATCACTGATTTTACAGAATCAGCTTGGTACGGGCGGAGTGTATACATATCGTGTCTTGTAAGAAGGAAAACAAATAGTGTGAAATAGCTCAACTAATTGAGCAAAGGTGACTATAATACCCGACTTAGATTAGTTGAGGTATTCATGCGTTTAGATAAATTTCTGTGCGATGCATTAGGCGTCACTCGAAGAGAAGCAACACACTTATTAAAATCCAAGGCAGTGACAGTTAATGATGTCATTCAAAAAAGCGGTTCACTCAAAGTAACTGAAGAGTGTGTCGTGGAATGGCAAGGCAATGAATTGAATGTTCATGGCCCACGTTACATCATGCTTTATAAGCCAGAAGGCTTTGTTTGCTCGCATGAAGATGGCGCAAATCGTATCGCGTTTGAACTACTCGATGAAATCAAAATGGACAAGCTGCACTTTGCTGGCCGTTTAGATATCGATACAACAGGTCTTGTGTTGATTACCGACGATGGTAAGTGGTCTCACCGTATCACTTCACCAAAGCACAAGTGCGAGAAGACGTACCGTGTGTGGTTGGTTGAACCTGTTGAAGACGATTACGTTGACAAATTCAAAGAGGGCATCCAGCTTAAGAGCGAAGATGGCCTAACACTTCCTGCACACCTAGAAGTTCGTGCAGAGCGTGAAGTGCTGCTAACGATTCACGAAGGCAAATACCACCAAGTTAAACGTATGTTTGCAGCACTTGGTAACAAAGTAGAAGCACTGCACCGTGAACGTATTGGCGAAATTGAGATGGACGAATCTTTAGAGTTAGGTGAATACCGTTACCTAACACAAGAAGAAGTCGACTCGATCTGGAAGTAACCCTTTCTATCGAAGATGTAGCCGACCAAGGATAGCGTCGGCTGATTATTTTGACTGGTACTAGGACAGTTTCAGCCATTATTGCTGTACGCATGTTTGTGTATCACTGTGCGTATTCGTGTATCACTGTGTGGATGCTCGTGCTCACATAGAACCTAGTACTTAGTCGGAGAGTTATGCAAACATCTACCCAACAGACACCAAGCTCACAACCACAAACTCCTCAGTTAGGTTGGATGCTATTTTTGGTTCTGGGTGCGATTGGTGCACTGACACCACTCGCCATTGATATGTACCTGCCCGCTATGCCAACGATCGCCAAAGATCTTGGCGTGACAGCGGGTGAAGTGCAGATCACACTTACAGCGTATACCGCAGGTTTTGCACTCGGTCAGTTGTTACATGGTCCGTTAGCCGACAGTTATGGTCGCAAGCCTGTTCTATTGATTGGTGTATTCTTCTTTGCGATCGCGTCTGTTGTGAGTGCCACTACTCATGGTATTGAAGCACTAACACTAGTTCGTACCGCTCAAGGCTTCGCAGGTGCAGCGGCAGCGGTAATAATTCAAGCCGTTGTACGTGACATGTTTGACCGTGAAGATTTCGCAAGAACCATGTCGTTCGTTACCTTAGTAATGACGGTTGCACCGCTTATCGCGCCTATGATTGGTGGTTATTTAGCGTTGTGGTTCGGTTGGCGTTCAATTTTTTGGGTATTGGCGATTTTTGCAGTGATTGTGATTCTCGCGGTGATAGTCAAAATTCCTGAGACACTGCCTGTCGACAATCGTCAACCATTGCGCTTTAAAACCACGATTCGTAATTACGCTCGTTTATGTAGAAACCCGACCGCTATGGGGCTGATTTTCTCTGGTGCGTTCTCGTTCTCTGGGATGTTCGCATTCTTAACAGCAGGCTCTTTTGTCTACATTGATGTCTATGGCGTACGTCCTGACCTGTTTGGTTACCTATTTGGTCTGAACATTGTTGCGATGATTCTGATGACGACAATCAATGGTCGAATCGTTAAGAAGGTCGGTTCTCATACAATGTTGAGGGCAGCGCTGGTCATCCAATTACTGGCTGGCGTAGGTTTACTTGTCGGTTGGGCATTGGATCTCGGGCTTTGGGGAATTGTGCCGTTTGTGATGCTATTTATTGGGACCATTTCTACTATTGGCAGTAATTCTATGGGGCTGCTGTTGAGTGGTTATCCGAACATGGCAGGAACGGCTTCATCGCTTGCAGGAACATTAAGATTTGGTACTGGTTCTGTCGTTGGTGCGATCGTTGCGATGCTACCAAGTGACAGTGCAGGGTCTATGGCTATGGTAATGGCTGCGTGTGCAGTACTGTCAGCATTACTATATTGGACATTAGGAAAGAAGGCATAATGTCAAAATACTATATTGAAATTCAGAAGTTAGTGAACGATGCGTTAGGCGAGCTATATGCTCTGCATAAATCTGGCAAAGCGATCGACGCGCCTATCGCGAACAACCTTTATCTTGTTCGTTGGGTAACAAAAGCGATTAAATCTCAAGCGTATGATCGCGTGATTGTGCCTGACTTAGTTCGTTGGCAGAAGCAGGGCCGCTCAAAGGGTAACAACTCTGATTTAACCTTTACCTTCAAACGTATCTCTGCGTTTTACGGTCAGTTCTTCCCAGAAGGAGAAGAGCCTAAAGCGCTAAAAGACAGCGATGTTGAAGCGTTTATGGACAAGATGTACGAGATGGGTTGGAGCGTATCAAGCGAAGACGAGCTAACCACTGGTGGCAAAATTCAATTCTTTACCGATGGTGAGCACTCATTTGCCTTGTGTGGTAAACAGTGTGACGACTCTTTCGACGGTGAGTTGATGGTTAAGCCAATGAACTGGTTTGTACGTGGTAACCACGCTGAGTTTATTCAAGCGGCGATGGAAGCGGGCTTTATGCTTCACAAAGTGACGGACTACAAGTCTGCTGTGAAGTACCACGGTGAATACATCGTATACCCTGCTAACCAAGGCAACCAACTGGCTGAGATCCCAATTAGCGTTATCGGCTAGTAGCGGATTCGGGATACGAGATGAGAGATACGAAGAGCGGAATTATCCGCTCTTTATCGCCTCTCACAGCGCATGTCGCTAATTTGCTGTTAAGGTCTTTTCGCATCCCGTTACCCGAATCTCGCATCTGCTTTTAGTCTTTTCGCATCCCGCCACTCGAATCTCGTATCTGCTCTTTAGCCTGCTTCTCAATTGCCTTCACCATGCCTTTAAAGATAAACAGGTGAGCAGGCATCATTGCGAACCAATAGAGTAGACCTAGAAAGCCTTTTGGGTGCCACCAAGCTGATATGTTCAATTCGCGAGACTCTCCATGGTCAGACACAGTAATCTCCAATCGTCCTAACCCGGGGCCTTTCATTCCGAAAAGCAGGGAGAGAAACTGATTTTCCTCACAGCGAATCACTTTCCATGAATCGATTTTGTCACCCACTTTTAGCTTTGGGCCTTCAGGCATTTGTCGCACAGGTACGCCGCCGCCGAAAAGAAGGTCCAACCATTCGCGTGTGCGCCATAAAGCGTTAGCGAAGAAGTAACCTTGCTTCGGGCTTCCTATCTGTTGAGCGACTTGCCAAAGAGACTCTAGTGAGGCAGTAGACATGATGCTTGCGCCTGTTTTCTTCGGGTAATAACCGTATCCCGCTTGCCAGCGTTTGAAGGCAGTTTTATCGAAGCCCCACACATTACTCTTTACGAAGTTTCCTTCAGAATGAATAGCTTGCTCAACCATATTCTCGAACGAGATAAGCCTCTGAGGGTACTTTTCTCTGATAGTGGTCGAACTGGCAATAAAGTCATGCTTTAAGCCAGCAAGCAGTGCTCTGCCTATGTTGGACGGTACAGATGTCACTACGCCTAGCCAATATGAAGCAATCTTGGGTGTGAGCAGTGATGTAGCCCACAGCCGGAGTGGACGATCGGCCGTTTTGGCAATATGAGCAAATTGGTTTCGATAAGAGACAATATCCGGCCCCCCAACTTCGAATATTTGGCTTTCTATAGGCGTGTCTTGTGCTAGCTTCAGCAGATAGTGGTTCAGGTTCTGCA includes:
- a CDS encoding response regulator transcription factor, which encodes MKILVVEDEPRLGQQIIETLEGADWVPELSQDGIDALYRATSEEWDAIVLDLGLPKLDGLTVLKGIRDENINTPVIILSARDTLTQRVEGLNAGADDYLTKPFEMVELIARIRAQLRRASGSAAPVLQIGDLSLDTRSSKVLWQGQAVSLTALEYKVVAYFMHNQNKVISRTELVEHIYKQDFDRDSNTVEVFIGRIRKKIAPKIIKTVRGLGYQLNAE
- a CDS encoding PepSY domain-containing protein, with amino-acid sequence MFSKAMISLFSISLGLFVSAGAWADSHHNGHDLVQDVHKAGTRIEFEEDQDEVYEAVREGYIRPFSEMYAAVENDLHGRIIKVELEEDDDIWVYELKINFQNNIIKVEYNAETLDMLKIEGRNFKDAIKHGD
- a CDS encoding DEAD/DEAH box helicase; this translates as MYTLRPYQADSVKSVIHYFRKHQTPAVLVLPTGAGKSLVIAELARLAKGRVLVLAHVKELVEQNHEKYEGYGLKGSIFSAGLGRKETDQQVVFASVQSVVRNLDSFSNQFSLLVIDECHRVPDEKTSSYQKVITHLRENNSGIKVLGLTATPYRLGMGWLYQYHTRGQVRSEEPRFFRDCIFELPIRYLLDEGFLTPARMIDAPVLSYDFSQLKPASTGRYKEAELDMVIEQSKRATPQIVDQIIELAQDKLGIMVFAATVRHAQEILGLLPEGEASIVIGDTPTLERDQIINDFKERKIKFLVNVSVLTTGFDAPHVDLIAILRPTESISLYQQIVGRGLRLSPGKKECLVLDYAGNSYDLYQPEVGDPKPDSDSEIITIPCPACGFNNNFWGKLDSNGFLLEHFGRKCQGYFTDEDTGEREHCNYRFRAKYCGECGADNDIAARICHECDATLVDPDKKLKEALNLKDALVFECLEMDLNVLKDDKGKSQLKVTYRGENQAQVHEFWSLTTKKQKQNFKDQFVRPHLADRHRPFEEASPSKVVAHQHRFRPPQFVIARKVGRFWKMRDKIFEDELQQR
- the rsuA gene encoding 16S rRNA pseudouridine(516) synthase RsuA, producing the protein MRLDKFLCDALGVTRREATHLLKSKAVTVNDVIQKSGSLKVTEECVVEWQGNELNVHGPRYIMLYKPEGFVCSHEDGANRIAFELLDEIKMDKLHFAGRLDIDTTGLVLITDDGKWSHRITSPKHKCEKTYRVWLVEPVEDDYVDKFKEGIQLKSEDGLTLPAHLEVRAEREVLLTIHEGKYHQVKRMFAALGNKVEALHRERIGEIEMDESLELGEYRYLTQEEVDSIWK
- a CDS encoding Bcr/CflA family multidrug efflux MFS transporter; translation: MQTSTQQTPSSQPQTPQLGWMLFLVLGAIGALTPLAIDMYLPAMPTIAKDLGVTAGEVQITLTAYTAGFALGQLLHGPLADSYGRKPVLLIGVFFFAIASVVSATTHGIEALTLVRTAQGFAGAAAAVIIQAVVRDMFDREDFARTMSFVTLVMTVAPLIAPMIGGYLALWFGWRSIFWVLAIFAVIVILAVIVKIPETLPVDNRQPLRFKTTIRNYARLCRNPTAMGLIFSGAFSFSGMFAFLTAGSFVYIDVYGVRPDLFGYLFGLNIVAMILMTTINGRIVKKVGSHTMLRAALVIQLLAGVGLLVGWALDLGLWGIVPFVMLFIGTISTIGSNSMGLLLSGYPNMAGTASSLAGTLRFGTGSVVGAIVAMLPSDSAGSMAMVMAACAVLSALLYWTLGKKA
- a CDS encoding DUF2913 family protein, whose product is MSKYYIEIQKLVNDALGELYALHKSGKAIDAPIANNLYLVRWVTKAIKSQAYDRVIVPDLVRWQKQGRSKGNNSDLTFTFKRISAFYGQFFPEGEEPKALKDSDVEAFMDKMYEMGWSVSSEDELTTGGKIQFFTDGEHSFALCGKQCDDSFDGELMVKPMNWFVRGNHAEFIQAAMEAGFMLHKVTDYKSAVKYHGEYIVYPANQGNQLAEIPISVIG
- a CDS encoding DUF2867 domain-containing protein, translating into MKKVLVLGASGYVGSQLLPLLLEQGYQVTAAARHIDYLKARTEPHENLSLEYLDLADQAATQALVPDFDLIFFLVHGMAEGHDFIDYELNLARNFVSALGPKNQHVIYLSSLQPQTGDSEHLQARKKTGELLRKGPVPITELQAGVIIGPGSAAFEIMRDFVYNLPIMIAPKWVDSKANPIALQNLNHYLLKLAQDTPIESQIFEVGGPDIVSYRNQFAHIAKTADRPLRLWATSLLTPKIASYWLGVVTSVPSNIGRALLAGLKHDFIASSTTIREKYPQRLISFENMVEQAIHSEGNFVKSNVWGFDKTAFKRWQAGYGYYPKKTGASIMSTASLESLWQVAQQIGSPKQGYFFANALWRTREWLDLLFGGGVPVRQMPEGPKLKVGDKIDSWKVIRCEENQFLSLLFGMKGPGLGRLEITVSDHGESRELNISAWWHPKGFLGLLYWFAMMPAHLFIFKGMVKAIEKQAKEQIRDSSGGMRKD